From the Salarias fasciatus chromosome 16, fSalaFa1.1, whole genome shotgun sequence genome, one window contains:
- the LOC115403457 gene encoding olfactory receptor 10A3-like, whose product MENSTAYLHFNLTMFMKLGHYRYAAFVFCLVLYSFIVFANVVIILVILRENTLHQPMYIFIAFLSLNSLYGSAGFFPRFLMDLLSDTHLISRPACFTQIYVIYTYASFELTILSIMAYDRYVAVCHPLHYHRKMDRKTVSVLTFVAWVCPACNLAITLDAGIRVPLCGNKIHKLYCATWNIVKLSCDPSAVNSIAATLGAIVIAFVPFSFIFYTYLRIVLACWKNSSEVRGKVLQSCVPHVISFAIYSLTSFSDTALSRQNLKEVNPYVAIILSLEFIVLPPVLNPLVYGLKLPEIRRNILRLLKLKRKSCRIFQEPKHVH is encoded by the coding sequence ATGGAGAACAGCACAGCCTACCTCCACTTCAACCTCACTATGTTCATGAAGCTGGGACACTACCGCTACGCAGCCTTCGTTTTCTGCCTCGTGCTCTACAGCTTCATTGTGTTCGCGAATGTCGTCATCATCCTGGTGATTCTCCGGGAGAACACCTTACACCAGCCCATGTATATCTTCATCGCGTTTCTATCGCTGAACTCTCTGTATGGATCTGCTGGTTTCTTCCCCAGATTCCTCATGGATCTCCTCTCCGACACTCATTTGATCTCACGCCCGGCTTGTTTCACTCAGATCTACGTCATTTACACCTACGCCTCCTTCGAACTCACCATCCTGAGCATCATGGCGTATGACAGATACGTCGCCGTGTGCCACCCTCTGCATTATCACAGGAAGATGGACCGTAAAACTGTTTCTGTTCTGACATTCGTTGCTTGGGTCTGTCCAGCCTGTAACCTTGCAATCACTCTTGATGCTGGGATCAGAGTCCCGTTATGTGGCAACAAAATTCACAAGCTGTATTGCGCGACCTGGAACATAGTGAAACTCTCATGCGATCCTTCTGCAGTTAACAGTATCGCTGCGACGCTCGGGGCCATTGTTATCGCCTTCGTTCCCTTCAGCTTCATTTTTTACACCTACCTTCGAATTGTGCTCGCTTGTTGGAAAAACTCATCAGAGGTGAGAGGAAAAGTGTTGCAGAGCTGTGTTCCTCATGTAATTTCATTTGCCATTTATTCCTTGACCTCATTTAGTGATACAGCTCTAAGCAGACAGAACCTTAAAGAGGTGAATCCATATGTGGCCATCATTCTGTCGCTGGAGTTTATTGTCCTTCCTCCGGTTTTGAACCCGCTTGTGTATGGCCTCAAACTCCCAGAGATCAGAAGAAACATTTTGAGGTTGTTAAAGCTTAAAAGGAAATCATGTCGAATATTTCAGGAGCCCAAACATGTCCACtga